The window CAGCGCGGCGGCGACGATCACCAGCCCGGCGTCGAGCGCCGCGGTGAACAGGAAGTACTTGCTCCAGAAGCCGCCGAAGGGCGGGATGCCGGCCAGACTGAACATGAAGATCGCCAGCGCGGCGCAGGCGACCGGCGCCTGATTCGAGAGCCCGTTGTAGTCCTCGAAGGTTCGGCCGACGCCCCAGTACTCCGCCAGGGCGACGAACAGGAACGCGCCGGTGTTCATGAAGCCGTAGACCAGCAGGTGCATCATCGCCGCCCCCATCACGAGCTCGCCGCCGTCGGCCGACAGCCCGGCCAGCCCGATCAGCGCGTAGCCGGCGTGGCCGATCGAGGAGTAGGCGAGCATCCGCTTGACGTTGCGCTGGGTCGCGGCCGCGAAGTTCCCCAGCGTCATCGTGACGATCGCGAGGATGACGAAGGCCAGCGTCCAGTCGACGCCGACGAGATCGCTCGTCACCTCGAGCGGGAACGCGGTCGTGAACACGCGGAACGTGATCACGAAGCCGGCCGCCTTCGAGGCCGACGAGAGGAACGCGCTGATCGGCGCGGGCGCACCCTCGTAGGCCTCCGGCGCCCAGAAGTGGAACGGGACGCTGGCGGTCTTGTACGCGAAGCCGCCCAGCAGCATCAGGATACCCAGCCCGAGCAGCCCGTCGTAGGCGAACTCGCCGCCGGCAGCGGCGCTCTCCTCGAGCGCGGCTGCGATGGCGTCGAGTTGCATGACGCCGGTCGCGCCGTAGACCAGCGAGATGCCGTAGACGAACACGGCCGAGGACAGCGCGCCGATCAGGAAGTACTTCAGGCCGGCTTCGACGCTGCCGCGGTTGTCCTTCAGGATCGAGACCAGGGCGTACGACGGCAGGCTCGAGAGCTCGAGGGCGATGAAGATCGTCACGAGGCTGTTGGCGGCCGCCATCGTCGACATGCCGGTCGCCGCGAGGACGACCAGCGAGTAGTACTCGGCCTGGTAGGCGTGATCCTGCAGGTAGTCGTAGCTCGCGACCGACACCAGGGCGGTGACGACCGCGACGACGATCATGAAGTACAGCGCCAACTGGTCGACGACGAACTGGCCGTCGAACAGTTCGATGACGCCGTGGCCGCCCTCCATGCCGGGGGTACCGACGCCGGCGGTGATGAACCAGACGGCGGCGGCCAGCGAGGCCAGCGCGCCGGTGGCGGCGGTGCCGGAAAGCAGGGCGCGGTTCGTCGACCGCGGCGAGATGCTGTCGACGAGGAACAGCGCGACGGCCGTCGCAGCCATGATCAGCACGGGTGCGAGGCCGGCCCACGCGGGCAGTTCCACCGCCATTACAGCTCACCTCCGGTCTCTAAGATCGGGTTGACTGCGTCGGTAATCATCTCGAAGATCAGGTCGGGAGCCACGCCCAGCAGGATGATGAGTCCCAGCAGCACGAACATCGGGGCGACGTCGTGCAGCGGGGCGCGGCCGAGGTCGTAGTCGGTTTCCAGCCGGTACGGACCGAAGACGGTGCGTTGCAGCGCAAAGAGCAGGTAGCCCGCGACGATGACGATGCCGAACATCGCCGCCGCCGTAAAGAGGGGCGCGTAGGCGAGTTGCTCGGACTGGAACGCGCCGAAGAAGATCGTGAACTCGCCGTAGAAGCCGCTCATCAGCGGCAGCCCCATGTAGCCGAACGCGCCGGCGATCAGGATGCCGACGGCGATGGGCATCCGGTCGGCGAGCCCGGACATGTCCGTGACCATCCGGGTGTGGGTCGCGTTGTAGATGACGCCGACCGCCATGAACATCAGCCCCGAGATCAGGCCGTGGCTCACCATCTGGAACGTTGCGCCGCCGACCCCGAACTGCGTGTACGCGATCAGGCCGAGGATGACGTAGCCCATCGACGACACGGAGGAGTAAGCGACGATCCGTTTGAGGTCCGTCTGGGCCAGCGCGAGCATCGCGCCGTAGATGACGCTGATGACCGCGATAGCCGCGATCGGCACCGCGTACGCGGCGACCTGCTCCGGGAACATCGTGAAGTTGAACCGGAGCAGGGCGTAGGTCCCCATCTTCAGCAGGACGCCCGCCAGCAGCACCGACGCGGGCGTCGGCGCCTCGACGTGGGCGTCCGGCAGCCACGTGTGGAACGGGACGACCGGGACCTTCACTGCAAACCCGAGGAACATCGCGACGAACACGACCGAGGCTAACGCGGACCCGCTAAGCCCGAACAGGCCGTCGGGACCGCCCTCGAGCATCGCGTCGGCGATCTCGGGCAGCGCGAAACTGGTGACGTCACCCAGCCCGAACACGAGCGTGATGAAGGCACCGAACATCAGCAGCGAGGCGACGTTCGTGTAGACGAAGAACTTGATCGCCGCGTACTTCCGGCGCGGGCCGCCCCAGATCCCGATCAGCAGGTACATCGGGATCAGCACGGCCTCCCAGAAGATGAACCAAGCGAAAAAGTCCAGCGCGGCGAAGACGCCGATGAGGTTCGCCTCGATGAAGAGCACGAGCCCGTAGAACTGGGACTCGCGCTCGTCGATCGGCGTCCACGAGCTCAGGATCGCCAGCGAACAGAGGATCGTCGTCAGCACCACGAGCGGGAGACTGATCCCGTCGAGACCGACGAACCACGAGATCGTGTAGTCGCCCAGCTGGATCCACTCGAACTGCGACTCGAAGGCGAGTTCGCCGTCGAGCAAGGCGTTCCCGCTGCCGTCGAAGGCCGAGAACAGCCACAGGCTGAGCGCGGCCGGCACGAGGCTGATCGCGAACGCCAGTTTGCCGGCGATACGGTTCGGCGCGACGAACGTGACGAGCGCGCCGAGCAGTGCGACCGCGATCAGTGCTTCGATCATCATAGGAACCACCCCCCGCTAATGCCGAGGATCAACAGTAAGCCGATGAACCCGGCCACGAGCAGGGCCGCGTAGTTCGTCACGATACCGGTCTGAATGCGCTTGACGCGACTCCCGCTGAACAGGCTCGCCGCCGAGACGCCGTCGACGACGCCGTCGATGACGGTCTGGTCGAACCGGTCGGCGGCTCGAGCCAGCGGCAGCGCGAAGCCTTCCGCGAGCCAGACCTGGAACTCGTCCTGGTAGTAGTTGCTGCGCAGCAGGGTGTACACGCCGCCGAGCTTCTGCGTGTGGCGAGCGGGCTCGGGGACGGCGTACAGCGAGTACGCCAGGAGCGCACCGCCGAGCGCGAGTCCGACCGACAGCGCTGCGGACAGCAGCATGGTGGTCGTCTCGGAGCTAATGTAGCCCTCCTCGAAGGCCACCATCTCGTGGTAGTGGTGGTAGGTCAGCCCCTCGACGTAGCCGTACTCGCCGTCGAGCCAGTGCTCGAGGAACGTGATGTCCGCGCCGGTCAGCTTCGCGACGGGCGCGAGGTTGGCGACGCCCGCAAGCAGCGCGAGCAGCCCCAGCACGATCAGGGGCACCTTGATCGACCAGCCGACCGGGTGTGGGTTCTCGGCCGTCTCGGACCGGGGGTCGCCGTGGAAGGTCAGGAAGACCATCCGGAAGGTGTAGAAGCCGGTGAAGAACACGGCCACGAGCCCCATCGCGTAGGCCGCGAGGATGACCGGGTTCTCGAGGCCGACGATCAGCGCGTCGAACAGGACCTCGTCCTTCGACCAGAAGCCGGAGAACGGCACGATGCCCGCGAGCGCGAGCGCGCCGGCGAGGAACGTGTAGTAGGTGACGGGCGCCTTGTCCTTCAGACCGCCCATCTTCCACATGTCCTGTTCGTGGTGCATGAGAACGATGACGGCACCGGAGCCGAGGAAGAGTAGCGCCTTGAAGAAGGCGTGGTTCATCAGGTGGAAGACCCCGGCGACGTAGCCGCCGACGCCGAGGCCCAGCATCATGTAGCCGTACTGGCTGATCGTCGAGTAGGCCAGCACCTGCTTGATGTCGTCCTTGACGACGCCCATCGTCGCCGCGAACAAGGCGGTGAAGCCGCCGACGAAGGCGATGACCGCCAGCGCGGTCGGCGACTGGGCGTAGTAGCCGAACATTCGGGCGACCAGATAGACGCCGGCCGCGACCATCGTCGCCGCGTGGATGAGCGCCGACACCGTCGTGGGGCCCTCCATCGCGTCGGGCAGCCACGTGTGCAGCGGGAACTGCGCGGACTTGCCGATGACCCCGCCCAGCACGAGCAGTCCGGTGATCGTCACCCACGTCTGGGCGCCGAAGCCGAACAGCGTCTCGCCCTCTTCGATGGCGGTCTCGGCGGCGACGACGAACGACTCGTCGCCGGCGAACGCGACCGTGCCGAAGGTCGCCGCGATGGCGACGACACCCAACAGGAAGAAGTAGTCACCGAAGCGGGTGACCAGGAACGCTTTCTTCGCCGCCGACGGGGCAGATTCCGTGCGGAACCAGAACCCGATCAGCAGGTACGAACACAGGCCCACCAGCTCGAAGAACATGAACGCCATCAGCAGGTTGTCCGCGTAGACGAACGCGAGCATGCTGAACGTAAAGAGCCCGAGCTCGGCGTAGTAGCGCGGCAGCCCGGTCTCGCCCTCGTCGTTCATGTATCCGAGGCTGAAAATGTGGACCAGCAGGGCCACGAGCGAGACGATGACCAGCATCAGCGCCGACAGCGGGTCGATCAGGATCCCGAAGGAGAAGACGATCTCCTCGAGTCCGGTCGACTCGGCCGCGGTCAGCACGTCGCCGGCCGCCCACTCGTAGACCGTCTGGTGATACGTTTCGCCGCCCGCGACGGCCGCGAGCATCGCGAGCGAGAGCAGCAGGGAACCGCCCGTCGCAGCGATGCCCGCGAGCGCGCCCTTCTTCGGCATGGACCGGCCGAAGACGAGCGCGACGACGAATGCCACGAGCGGGAACAGCGCGATCGCCGGTGCGTAGTCGAATACAGCCATCTCTTACCACCTCATCGTCGTTGGAACCGTGACGTCGACGTCACGGAAGTTGCGGTACAGTACGAGGATGATCCCGAGTCCGACGGCGACCTCGGCGGCGGCCAGCGCCATCGTAAACAGCGCGAACACCTGGCCGGTGAGGTTGCCCTGGTAGAACGAGAACGCGATCAGGTTGATGTTGGCCGCGTTCAGCATGAGTTCGACGGACATCAGGAACATCAGCGCGTTCCGACGGGTGAGGATGCCAAAGAGCCCGGTGCAGAACAGGGCCATCGACAGCAGCACGTAGTACTGCACTTCGACTGCCATCAGGCCTCACCTCCGTCGTCCGTTTCTCGGCCGGTCGTGCCGCCGTCGGTCGCGGTCCGCGACGGTTCGGCGGCCGTACTCGTCTCCGCGCCGCCGGCCGTATCGGAACCGCGAGCGGCCAGCGCCGCCACCGGCTCGCCCGACTCCTCGCGCTTTGCCAGCACGAGCGAGGCGTCGAGCGCCGCGTCAAGCGTCAGCGCGATCAGCAGGAACGCGGCGAGGAACGGCTCGGTTCCCGCGACGCCGCCGGCCGACTGCAACGGCTCGAGGTCGAACAGCGCGTAGCCGATCGCGGCGGTGATCGAGGCGACCTCGAACCCGCCGTCGGCCATCGGCTCGAACGGCGTGTTCAGGACGACCAGCGCCATCAGCACGAAGAGGCCGACGGCGAGCAGCCCCGGCGCGAGCGCCGCGCCGGAACTGAGTCGAAGTTGCGGTCGATTGCGTTTGCTCATGCCTGTACCACCTCGTCGGAGTCCGCGTCAGCGTCCGCGTCCTCGCGCTGGGTCAGCATGACGGCGAACGTGATGAGGATGAGCACCCCGCCGACGTAGACGAGGATCTGCATCATGGCGACGAA is drawn from Halopiger aswanensis and contains these coding sequences:
- a CDS encoding NADH-quinone oxidoreductase subunit N translates to MAVELPAWAGLAPVLIMAATAVALFLVDSISPRSTNRALLSGTAATGALASLAAAVWFITAGVGTPGMEGGHGVIELFDGQFVVDQLALYFMIVVAVVTALVSVASYDYLQDHAYQAEYYSLVVLAATGMSTMAAANSLVTIFIALELSSLPSYALVSILKDNRGSVEAGLKYFLIGALSSAVFVYGISLVYGATGVMQLDAIAAALEESAAAGGEFAYDGLLGLGILMLLGGFAYKTASVPFHFWAPEAYEGAPAPISAFLSSASKAAGFVITFRVFTTAFPLEVTSDLVGVDWTLAFVILAIVTMTLGNFAAATQRNVKRMLAYSSIGHAGYALIGLAGLSADGGELVMGAAMMHLLVYGFMNTGAFLFVALAEYWGVGRTFEDYNGLSNQAPVACAALAIFMFSLAGIPPFGGFWSKYFLFTAALDAGLVIVAAALVVNSALSLYYYSRLVKAVWIEDPVVDRDTLAQPTGLYAAIVFAAVMTALLLPGFGPVVDAAVDAAAAVIA
- a CDS encoding complex I subunit 4 family protein, encoding MMIEALIAVALLGALVTFVAPNRIAGKLAFAISLVPAALSLWLFSAFDGSGNALLDGELAFESQFEWIQLGDYTISWFVGLDGISLPLVVLTTILCSLAILSSWTPIDERESQFYGLVLFIEANLIGVFAALDFFAWFIFWEAVLIPMYLLIGIWGGPRRKYAAIKFFVYTNVASLLMFGAFITLVFGLGDVTSFALPEIADAMLEGGPDGLFGLSGSALASVVFVAMFLGFAVKVPVVPFHTWLPDAHVEAPTPASVLLAGVLLKMGTYALLRFNFTMFPEQVAAYAVPIAAIAVISVIYGAMLALAQTDLKRIVAYSSVSSMGYVILGLIAYTQFGVGGATFQMVSHGLISGLMFMAVGVIYNATHTRMVTDMSGLADRMPIAVGILIAGAFGYMGLPLMSGFYGEFTIFFGAFQSEQLAYAPLFTAAAMFGIVIVAGYLLFALQRTVFGPYRLETDYDLGRAPLHDVAPMFVLLGLIILLGVAPDLIFEMITDAVNPILETGGEL
- the nuoL gene encoding NADH-quinone oxidoreductase subunit L; translation: MAVFDYAPAIALFPLVAFVVALVFGRSMPKKGALAGIAATGGSLLLSLAMLAAVAGGETYHQTVYEWAAGDVLTAAESTGLEEIVFSFGILIDPLSALMLVIVSLVALLVHIFSLGYMNDEGETGLPRYYAELGLFTFSMLAFVYADNLLMAFMFFELVGLCSYLLIGFWFRTESAPSAAKKAFLVTRFGDYFFLLGVVAIAATFGTVAFAGDESFVVAAETAIEEGETLFGFGAQTWVTITGLLVLGGVIGKSAQFPLHTWLPDAMEGPTTVSALIHAATMVAAGVYLVARMFGYYAQSPTALAVIAFVGGFTALFAATMGVVKDDIKQVLAYSTISQYGYMMLGLGVGGYVAGVFHLMNHAFFKALLFLGSGAVIVLMHHEQDMWKMGGLKDKAPVTYYTFLAGALALAGIVPFSGFWSKDEVLFDALIVGLENPVILAAYAMGLVAVFFTGFYTFRMVFLTFHGDPRSETAENPHPVGWSIKVPLIVLGLLALLAGVANLAPVAKLTGADITFLEHWLDGEYGYVEGLTYHHYHEMVAFEEGYISSETTTMLLSAALSVGLALGGALLAYSLYAVPEPARHTQKLGGVYTLLRSNYYQDEFQVWLAEGFALPLARAADRFDQTVIDGVVDGVSAASLFSGSRVKRIQTGIVTNYAALLVAGFIGLLLILGISGGWFL
- the nuoK gene encoding NADH-quinone oxidoreductase subunit NuoK codes for the protein MAVEVQYYVLLSMALFCTGLFGILTRRNALMFLMSVELMLNAANINLIAFSFYQGNLTGQVFALFTMALAAAEVAVGLGIILVLYRNFRDVDVTVPTTMRW
- a CDS encoding NADH-quinone oxidoreductase subunit J, which gives rise to MSKRNRPQLRLSSGAALAPGLLAVGLFVLMALVVLNTPFEPMADGGFEVASITAAIGYALFDLEPLQSAGGVAGTEPFLAAFLLIALTLDAALDASLVLAKREESGEPVAALAARGSDTAGGAETSTAAEPSRTATDGGTTGRETDDGGEA